Below is a window of Rattus norvegicus strain BN/NHsdMcwi chromosome 5, GRCr8, whole genome shotgun sequence DNA.
GAGAGGGTCTGCTTCGAAAGTCTCAAGTCAGCATTCGCTACAATTCCATGCCTGTGCCAGGACCAAATGGAACCATCCTTATGGAGACACACAAAACTGTTGGGTAAGATAGAAAAGATCCAAAGGAAAATTTTAGAGATCTCTTAATAATTTAACAAAGCAGGTATTCTTGTGGAGTTAGTGATTCTGTGTAACTTTAGAAGTTCCAGGTTGTGGGTTATGGTATTTGGGATCCTGCAGAGGAACATACATATTTGTTCTATGTTACAAATGTTTGTCACTTTGAAAGAAGTTTAATAGTAtctagtttttaaaacatttgctaTATAGTAATGGGCATTTTAAGACTTTATAGTTAAGATATAAAAGAATGGCAGGTGCAAATGATTCCCTCCTGTCAAAAGTTAAATCTGATCAGACATGATggatgcctgtagtcccagcacttggagaagGCTGGAggatctgaattcaaggccatactttgctacacagtgagtttgagaccagtttggGCTCATGAGACCCTGACTAAAGGAAAATCAAAAGTTCTTAACAGATGTGGGCGGgcaagtgtgtgtgcaagcacacgtgcacgcgcacacacatgcgtatacacacacacacacacacacacacacacacacacactcattcactccTGAGTTTCCAGGATCGCTGAGTTATTATGATAGCCATGATGCCATCCAGTTGAGGCTGTGCTAACAGCTATGGCTGCTCTCCTGACCTGCAGGCTCCCAAGTctgactctcctgtctctttATTCCCCAGGCAGCAGATGCTGAGCTTCCCCCACCTCCTGCAGACAGTGCTGCACATCATCCAAGTAGTCATCAGCTACTTCCTCATGCTCATCTTCATGACCTACAATGGGTACCTATGCATTGCAGTAGCCGCAGGGGCTGGGACAGGATACTTTCTCTTCAGCTGGAAGAAGGCTGTGGTGGTGGACATCACAGAGCACTGCCATTAACGTTAGACTCCACAGACGGCCTTATTAATTGCTGTAGGAAGCATCTTGGGACTGGAAGATATGATTCCCTCTCCAAtcatccctcctctctcctgtctctttatacacacacacctactgaATAGAGGTCTAGCTGACAGTCTCTGAGTAGTGGTTTTTCTAATAAGATGAAATTGACTTTTCTCTTGAAAGTCACCTGTGAGATGTCTTCTCCCTCATCATCCTGAGCCTTGTCTAATCCAGGTAGCTTCCTAGTTAATGATTTGGTTATCTGCTTCTTTCTACTtttccagggttttttttttgggggggggtgcatttttgttttaaacagaTACTATGTGTATTTGGTGGCTGGGGTTCTGGGTCAGTGATGGAACAGGATTGATGGCAATTAGGGACATCTCATCCAGTCGGGACTTAAATTTCACACTAGAAAATAATCTCCAGTCTTAGCACAGTGTGGGAAACACAGGTGCCTCTCCAG
It encodes the following:
- the Slc31a1 gene encoding high affinity copper uptake protein 1 isoform X1 — encoded protein: MRMNHMEMHHMGMNHTDDNITMPPHQHPTTSASHSHEMMMPMTFYFGFKNVDLLFSSLVINTPGEMAGAFVAVFLLAMFYEGLKIAREGLLRKSQVSIRYNSMPVPGPNGTILMETHKTVGQQMLSFPHLLQTVLHIIQVVISYFLMLIFMTYNGYLCIAVAAGAGTGYFLFSWKKAVVVDITEHCH